Proteins from a genomic interval of Tepidisphaeraceae bacterium:
- a CDS encoding GNAT family N-acetyltransferase, whose product MPAFTVRTATADEIIDLRHRMLRQGLPREAAKFEIDANPHTLHAAALASDVVVGCATFTPCPLDTEPAWQLRGMAVDGAWQNAGLGRAVLAFMEGQLRDRSVTLLWCNARTPAVPFYQRQGWRVISDEFHIPTAGPHFRMRKDL is encoded by the coding sequence ATGCCAGCATTCACCGTCCGCACCGCAACGGCGGATGAGATTATCGACCTGCGGCATCGCATGCTGCGGCAGGGATTGCCGCGCGAGGCTGCCAAATTCGAGATCGACGCCAACCCGCATACCCTTCACGCCGCGGCTTTAGCGAGTGATGTCGTCGTCGGCTGCGCCACCTTCACGCCGTGCCCGCTGGACACCGAGCCCGCATGGCAACTGCGTGGCATGGCGGTCGACGGCGCCTGGCAGAACGCCGGCCTCGGCCGGGCGGTGCTGGCGTTCATGGAAGGGCAGCTCCGCGACCGCAGCGTTACCCTGCTCTGGTGCAACGCCCGCACGCCTGCGGTGCCGTTCTACCAGCGCCAGGGTTGGCGCGTGATCTCGGACGAATTCCACATCCCCACGGCCGGGCCGCACTTTCGCATGCGAAAGGATTTGTGA
- a CDS encoding PLP-dependent aminotransferase family protein, giving the protein MPTATADNLYEQTAAYITTLIDGGTLRAGDRLPSVRKLSTQRGVSIATVLTAYRLLEDAGRIKARPQSGYYVAPRASGVASEPGMSQPRAKAGPVSISDLVLKFLQESKAPETVGLGAAVSGCDLLPTRKINRMAASIARRMPRAASGYDMPPGCPALRMQLARRAVEFGCALSPDDILTTCGSQEALSICLRAIARPGGTVAIESPTYYGVLQTIEMTGLKALELPTCPREGVSLDALQFALDQGAVQSCLFVPNFHNPLGFCTSESHKRKLVKMLAERDVPLIEDDIYGDLPFDNKRPKACKAFDEKGLVLYCSSFSKTLAAGFRVGWCAPGRYYDEVVRLKLFTSLATPTLAQLTIAEFMATGGYEHHLRTVRRQYQKQVARLSQLVSEHFPKGTKITRPAGGFVIWVQMPAQIDSMELHDRAMTKGISIAPGIIFSPKQKYRNFIRLNAGLDWSDRVDWAVAKVGEIAHELLTEASADARRSS; this is encoded by the coding sequence ATGCCCACAGCAACGGCAGACAATCTCTACGAACAGACGGCGGCATACATCACGACGCTCATTGATGGTGGCACGCTGCGCGCCGGTGACCGCTTGCCCTCAGTGCGCAAGCTGAGCACGCAGCGTGGCGTCAGCATCGCTACGGTGCTCACCGCCTATCGCCTGCTGGAAGATGCCGGCCGCATTAAAGCGCGGCCGCAGAGCGGGTACTACGTCGCGCCGCGCGCATCGGGCGTGGCATCCGAACCGGGCATGTCGCAGCCGCGCGCCAAGGCGGGGCCGGTGAGCATTAGCGACCTGGTGCTGAAGTTCCTGCAGGAGAGCAAGGCGCCGGAAACCGTGGGCTTGGGCGCAGCCGTCAGTGGGTGCGATTTGCTGCCCACGCGCAAGATCAACCGCATGGCCGCCAGCATCGCCCGGCGAATGCCGCGGGCCGCCAGTGGGTATGACATGCCCCCCGGCTGCCCGGCCCTGCGCATGCAGCTGGCCCGCCGGGCCGTCGAGTTCGGCTGCGCGCTGTCGCCCGACGACATCCTGACCACCTGCGGCAGCCAGGAGGCGCTCTCGATCTGCCTGCGCGCCATCGCCAGGCCCGGCGGCACCGTCGCGATCGAATCGCCGACGTACTACGGCGTCCTTCAGACCATCGAGATGACCGGCCTGAAGGCGCTCGAACTGCCCACCTGCCCGCGCGAGGGCGTCAGTCTCGACGCGCTGCAGTTCGCGCTCGACCAGGGCGCCGTGCAGTCCTGCCTGTTCGTGCCGAACTTTCACAACCCGCTGGGCTTCTGCACCAGCGAGTCGCACAAGCGCAAGCTCGTGAAGATGCTGGCCGAGCGCGACGTGCCGCTCATCGAGGACGACATCTACGGCGACCTGCCGTTCGACAACAAGCGGCCCAAGGCCTGCAAGGCGTTCGACGAGAAGGGCCTCGTGCTCTACTGCTCCAGCTTCAGCAAGACGCTGGCGGCCGGGTTCCGCGTAGGGTGGTGCGCGCCAGGACGGTACTACGACGAGGTGGTGCGCCTCAAGCTCTTCACCAGCCTTGCCACGCCCACGCTCGCGCAGCTGACGATCGCCGAGTTCATGGCCACCGGTGGCTACGAGCACCACCTGCGCACCGTGCGCCGGCAGTATCAGAAGCAGGTCGCGCGGCTGTCGCAGCTGGTCAGCGAACACTTCCCCAAGGGCACCAAGATCACCCGGCCCGCAGGCGGGTTCGTCATCTGGGTGCAGATGCCGGCCCAGATCGATTCGATGGAACTGCACGACCGCGCCATGACCAAGGGCATCAGCATCGCGCCGGGCATCATCTTTTCGCCAAAGCAGAAGTACCGGAACTTCATTCGCCTGAACGCGGGGTTAGACTGGTCCGATCGCGTCGACTGGGCCGTTGCGAAGGTGGGCGAGATCGCTCACGAACTGCTGACCGAGGCATCGGCCGATGCGCGGCGTTCCAGTTAG
- the fusA gene encoding elongation factor G produces the protein MLSYTTADIRNLLIAGGAGSGKTTLVDAMLLASGIVTRKGCVTDGTSYSDFEREEKEHKHSIYAAVLHADHAGTRINLIDTPGSPDLIGQAIACLPAVETVAVVISAAAGIDIVTRRLMEAARERNLPRAIIINKIDLATDPDQLHALLIDIRTTFGSECLPINLPAANRTQLVECLLNKAGDSDLGPVATAHSAIIDQIVEMDEDLMESYLGGEEPNYDALHAPFERAMDEAHVVPVLFTDAKNNVGIAELLDSIARHFPSPEEGNLRPFLSYRGGDRAGSPQDEVPFDYWNDPTKPLLAHVFKVTNDPFVGKLAIFRVHQGRATGQSHVYIGYNKKSIKLGHVFHLQGKEHREANEIIAGDIGGVAKIEDIHLNDVLHDDHALDSVHLRPLTFPAPMFGLAITPKARGDEQKISTVLSRMAEEDPTFKWHTDRQTHEIVINGVGEMHLRFVLEKLTARGLHVDTKPPKIAYRETVSAPAEGHYRHKKQSGGAGQFAEVYLRVEPLPRGTGFEFIDETFGGSIPGQFIPAIEKGVREVIDQGVMAGYPVQDVRVVVTDGKHHPVDSKEIAFKTAGRMAFKEAFAKAHPVLLEPVVNMEVTVPETTVGAITGDLSSKRGRIHSTDVATGAMAVVSAQAPLGEVMQYGSQLKSVTGGRGSFAMELSHYDAVPSQVQQQVVSQYKPHVEEE, from the coding sequence ATGCTCAGCTACACCACCGCAGATATCCGAAACCTCCTCATCGCCGGCGGGGCCGGCAGTGGCAAGACCACGCTCGTCGACGCCATGCTGCTGGCCAGCGGCATCGTGACGCGCAAGGGGTGCGTCACCGACGGCACCAGTTACAGCGACTTCGAGCGGGAAGAGAAGGAGCACAAGCACTCGATCTACGCCGCCGTGCTTCACGCCGACCATGCCGGCACGCGCATCAACCTGATCGACACCCCCGGCTCGCCCGACCTCATCGGCCAAGCCATCGCCTGTCTGCCCGCGGTGGAGACGGTCGCCGTCGTCATCAGCGCCGCCGCCGGCATCGACATCGTCACCCGCAGGCTTATGGAGGCCGCGCGCGAACGTAACCTGCCGCGCGCCATCATCATCAACAAGATCGACCTCGCGACCGATCCCGACCAGCTTCACGCCCTGCTGATCGACATCCGCACCACCTTCGGCAGCGAATGCCTGCCCATCAACCTGCCGGCGGCCAATCGTACGCAACTCGTCGAGTGCCTGCTGAACAAGGCCGGCGACAGCGACCTGGGACCGGTCGCGACCGCGCATTCGGCCATCATCGATCAGATCGTCGAGATGGACGAGGATCTCATGGAAAGCTACCTCGGCGGCGAGGAGCCCAACTACGACGCGCTGCACGCGCCGTTCGAGCGTGCCATGGACGAGGCGCACGTCGTGCCCGTGCTGTTTACCGATGCGAAGAACAACGTCGGCATCGCCGAGCTGCTCGACTCGATCGCGCGGCACTTCCCCAGCCCGGAAGAAGGCAACCTGCGCCCGTTCCTCAGCTATCGCGGCGGCGATCGTGCGGGGTCGCCGCAGGATGAGGTACCGTTCGACTACTGGAACGACCCAACCAAACCGCTGCTGGCGCACGTGTTCAAGGTCACCAACGACCCGTTCGTCGGCAAGCTGGCCATTTTCCGCGTACATCAGGGCCGTGCCACCGGCCAGTCGCACGTCTACATCGGCTACAACAAAAAGAGCATCAAGCTCGGCCACGTCTTCCACCTGCAGGGCAAGGAGCACCGCGAGGCCAACGAGATCATCGCCGGCGACATCGGTGGCGTGGCGAAGATCGAGGACATCCACCTCAACGATGTCCTGCACGACGACCACGCGCTCGACAGCGTCCACCTGCGCCCGCTGACCTTTCCCGCCCCCATGTTCGGCCTGGCCATCACGCCCAAGGCGCGCGGCGACGAGCAGAAGATCTCCACCGTGCTCTCACGCATGGCCGAGGAAGACCCCACCTTCAAGTGGCACACCGACCGTCAGACGCACGAGATCGTGATCAACGGCGTCGGCGAGATGCACCTGCGCTTCGTGCTCGAAAAGCTCACCGCCCGCGGGCTGCACGTCGACACGAAGCCACCGAAGATCGCCTACCGCGAAACGGTGTCGGCGCCGGCCGAGGGGCACTATCGGCACAAGAAGCAGAGCGGTGGCGCGGGGCAGTTCGCCGAGGTGTATTTGCGCGTCGAGCCGCTGCCGCGCGGCACGGGCTTTGAGTTTATCGACGAAACGTTCGGCGGCAGCATTCCCGGCCAGTTCATCCCCGCGATCGAGAAAGGCGTGCGCGAGGTGATCGACCAGGGCGTGATGGCCGGCTACCCGGTGCAGGACGTGCGCGTGGTGGTCACGGACGGCAAGCACCACCCCGTCGACAGCAAGGAGATCGCCTTCAAGACCGCCGGCCGGATGGCGTTCAAGGAGGCGTTCGCCAAGGCGCACCCGGTGCTGCTCGAACCGGTGGTGAACATGGAGGTGACCGTGCCGGAAACGACCGTCGGCGCCATCACCGGCGACCTGTCGTCCAAGCGCGGTCGGATCCACTCGACCGACGTCGCGACGGGCGCGATGGCGGTCGTATCGGCCCAAGCGCCGCTGGGCGAGGTGATGCAGTACGGCTCGCAGCTGAAAAGCGTCACCGGCGGCCGCGGTTCCTTCGCGATGGAATTAAGCCACTACGACGCCGTGCCATCCCAGGTGCAGCAGCAGGTGGTGTCGCAGTACAAGCCGCACGTGGAGGAGGAGTGA
- a CDS encoding transcriptional regulator, which produces MLSFDPLVANPGRLSILTALAVDERQEFVALRQRTRLTDGNLASHAKRLQTAGLVTVDKSFRAGKPVTCYCLTPDGRRALEVHARRVLAAISHRRIVPQPVETQNLAA; this is translated from the coding sequence ATGCTCTCATTCGACCCGCTCGTCGCGAACCCTGGCCGCCTGTCGATCCTCACCGCGCTGGCGGTCGACGAACGGCAGGAGTTCGTCGCGCTTCGCCAGCGCACCCGCCTGACCGACGGCAACCTCGCCAGCCACGCCAAGCGCCTGCAGACCGCCGGCCTGGTGACGGTCGACAAGAGCTTCCGCGCCGGCAAGCCCGTGACGTGCTACTGCCTGACGCCGGATGGGCGTAGGGCGCTGGAAGTCCACGCCCGCCGGGTATTGGCCGCGATCAGCCACCGACGCATCGTGCCCCAGCCGGTCGAGACGCAGAATCTGGCGGCGTAA
- a CDS encoding glycosyltransferase family 39 protein: MCRTMTRAARLTTGWVTICAIVAVVLRWTGLGRESLWFDEGMTWWLASLPPAEMLRTIRGDVAAPVYFLLLRGWETIFGDSAAAMRAMSALAATLTLVPFGYITYRVLQSRLAIGAAWLLMAISFMQVQYAQEARYYALMALLAMTALACTVPLASRRSWGAIAGFVACVIVGLYTHNMMMFCLVGLNLAWLCWPGERSLRSRLIDLTIANGIVVVLYLPWVPTLLQQMKWMTGTFWATRPNLFDLGVTTSAITGVDVYAPPGLAWRWFGTGVTAGQVGTAVGVIVLGLLLIALSTRDAAHRRCVLAVAAFAIAPVVLVFLYSQVRQPIFMERVFIASSAAMPILLAMAIDHDRVRSLRWTASAMLSALLLLGAVSTAALSLESRKEDWRGAYATVAQLPPPPRRLIVFTANEGELPFAYYAAHDSSRPPEPRTGTPAGFFDLDPPKTIRRVTSDADLATLRAKMDSGNWDEIVLILSHEAFSDPDDRTERELRARWRLIEETPLRLVRVLRFAR, encoded by the coding sequence GTGTGCCGCACGATGACGCGGGCGGCGCGGCTAACCACTGGCTGGGTGACGATCTGCGCGATCGTAGCGGTCGTGCTGCGCTGGACCGGCCTGGGCCGGGAAAGCCTCTGGTTCGACGAGGGCATGACCTGGTGGCTGGCGTCGCTGCCCCCTGCGGAAATGCTGCGCACGATCCGCGGTGACGTGGCGGCGCCGGTCTACTTTCTATTGCTGCGCGGGTGGGAAACGATTTTCGGTGACTCAGCGGCCGCGATGCGGGCAATGTCCGCGCTGGCGGCGACGCTGACGCTTGTGCCGTTCGGCTATATCACCTACCGCGTCCTGCAGTCGCGATTGGCGATCGGCGCCGCGTGGCTGCTGATGGCGATCTCGTTCATGCAGGTGCAGTACGCGCAGGAGGCCCGGTACTACGCGCTAATGGCATTGCTCGCGATGACGGCGTTGGCCTGCACAGTGCCGTTGGCCAGCCGGCGGTCGTGGGGCGCGATCGCCGGGTTCGTCGCGTGTGTGATCGTCGGGTTGTACACGCACAACATGATGATGTTCTGCCTGGTGGGGTTGAACCTCGCGTGGCTGTGTTGGCCGGGCGAGCGCTCGCTGCGTTCGCGACTGATCGATCTCACGATCGCGAATGGGATCGTGGTGGTGCTGTACTTGCCGTGGGTGCCGACGTTGCTCCAACAGATGAAGTGGATGACCGGCACGTTCTGGGCAACGCGGCCAAACCTGTTCGACCTGGGCGTCACCACCAGTGCGATCACCGGCGTCGACGTCTACGCCCCACCCGGCCTCGCATGGCGCTGGTTCGGCACCGGTGTGACGGCGGGCCAAGTCGGCACGGCGGTGGGCGTGATCGTGCTCGGCCTGCTATTGATCGCGCTGTCGACGCGCGACGCGGCCCACCGCCGGTGCGTGCTGGCGGTGGCGGCGTTCGCGATCGCGCCGGTGGTCCTCGTCTTCCTCTACAGTCAGGTGCGCCAGCCGATCTTCATGGAACGCGTCTTCATCGCCAGCAGCGCCGCGATGCCGATCCTGCTGGCGATGGCGATCGATCACGACCGCGTGCGATCGCTGCGGTGGACCGCGAGCGCGATGCTGTCCGCCCTACTGCTCTTAGGGGCTGTATCTACCGCGGCGTTGTCGTTGGAATCGCGCAAGGAAGATTGGCGCGGCGCGTACGCAACCGTGGCGCAGTTGCCACCCCCGCCGCGGCGGTTGATCGTCTTCACGGCCAATGAGGGGGAACTGCCCTTCGCCTATTACGCCGCCCACGATTCTTCGCGCCCACCGGAGCCGCGCACCGGCACGCCCGCGGGGTTCTTCGACCTCGATCCACCCAAGACCATTCGGCGCGTCACCTCCGACGCGGACCTTGCCACGCTGCGAGCCAAAATGGATTCGGGCAATTGGGATGAGATCGTGCTGATTTTGTCACACGAGGCGTTTTCCGATCCGGACGATCGGACCGAGCGTGAATTGCGCGCCCGCTGGAGATTGATCGAAGAAACGCCGTTGCGGTTGGTCCGCGTGCTACGGTTTGCCAGGTGA
- a CDS encoding YcfL family protein, with protein MLRHTLNVSLLSAVVLIGGFGCKSVNTTERAQPTYEADRIKAKNVVTDGYARDYAKVLDVRQSTVSGDIMKVQVEVRNDNLRPGNLDYKFEWFDESGMIVNSPSSTWQALEILKGETKSLSSVAPNSRAKDFRLKIERRRRN; from the coding sequence ATGTTACGACACACACTCAACGTATCCCTGTTATCGGCCGTCGTGCTGATCGGCGGCTTTGGCTGCAAGTCGGTCAACACGACCGAACGCGCCCAGCCCACCTATGAAGCCGACCGCATCAAGGCCAAGAACGTCGTCACCGACGGCTACGCCCGCGACTACGCCAAGGTGCTCGACGTGCGCCAGTCGACCGTGTCGGGCGACATCATGAAGGTGCAGGTGGAGGTGCGCAACGACAACCTGCGCCCCGGCAATCTCGACTACAAGTTCGAGTGGTTCGACGAGAGCGGCATGATCGTCAACTCGCCGTCCAGCACGTGGCAGGCGCTGGAGATCCTGAAGGGCGAGACGAAGTCGCTGTCCAGCGTCGCGCCCAACTCGCGTGCCAAGGACTTCCGACTGAAGATCGAACGCCGGCGCCGGAACTAG
- a CDS encoding SDR family oxidoreductase, which produces MTPILKPLAQQTMVITGASSGIGLSTARAAAKAGAKLVLAARSDDALQQLVEEINGSGGTATHVAVDVADEGELRTVAQVAIERFGGFDTWVNNAGVSIYGRLDQVPMDEFRRLFDTNFWGVVNGSLVAMEHLRNRGGGGAIINIGSTLSDRAIPLQGMYCASKHAVKGFTDALRMEIEEAGAPISVTLIKPAAIDTPYTRNAKNYLSEAPTNPPPVYAPGVVAETILYAATHPVRDLFAGAGGKMISAMGSWAPRLTDRFMEKAMFKQQHSGRPPRDRSQHALDRPSNDLTERGEYDGHVAKMSFYNKAEMHPFLSGALMAGAGLAIAALVSGETKRPMRKRHARMW; this is translated from the coding sequence ATGACCCCGATACTGAAACCCCTCGCGCAGCAAACGATGGTCATCACCGGCGCCTCGAGCGGCATCGGACTCAGCACGGCCCGCGCGGCGGCGAAGGCCGGGGCGAAGCTGGTGCTGGCGGCTCGCAGTGACGATGCGCTGCAGCAGCTGGTCGAGGAGATCAACGGTAGTGGCGGCACCGCGACCCACGTCGCGGTCGACGTGGCCGACGAGGGCGAACTGCGGACGGTCGCCCAGGTGGCGATCGAACGGTTCGGTGGCTTCGACACCTGGGTGAACAACGCCGGCGTCTCGATCTACGGCCGGTTGGACCAGGTGCCGATGGACGAGTTCCGCCGACTGTTCGACACGAACTTCTGGGGCGTGGTGAACGGATCGCTGGTGGCGATGGAGCATTTGCGCAACCGCGGCGGCGGTGGCGCGATCATCAACATCGGCAGCACGCTCAGCGATCGTGCGATCCCGCTGCAGGGCATGTACTGCGCGAGCAAGCATGCGGTGAAGGGGTTCACCGATGCGCTGCGCATGGAGATCGAAGAGGCGGGCGCGCCGATCTCGGTGACCCTGATCAAGCCCGCCGCCATCGATACGCCGTACACGCGGAACGCGAAGAACTACCTGTCGGAAGCGCCGACGAACCCACCCCCGGTCTACGCGCCGGGCGTGGTCGCCGAGACGATCTTGTATGCCGCCACGCACCCGGTGCGCGACCTGTTCGCCGGCGCCGGTGGAAAGATGATCTCAGCCATGGGCAGCTGGGCGCCGCGGTTGACGGATCGGTTCATGGAGAAGGCCATGTTCAAGCAACAGCACAGCGGCCGGCCACCGCGCGACCGGTCGCAACACGCGCTGGACCGCCCGAGCAACGACCTGACCGAACGCGGCGAGTACGACGGCCACGTCGCCAAGATGAGCTTCTACAACAAGGCCGAGATGCACCCGTTCCTGTCCGGCGCATTAATGGCCGGCGCGGGACTGGCGATCGCGGCACTGGTGAGCGGGGAGACGAAACGCCCAATGCGTAAGCGCCACGCGCGGATGTGGTAG
- a CDS encoding polysaccharide deacetylase family protein, with product MIFPGNRKAALSITFDDARPSQPDNGFPILDRHGVRATFYISTWLMEERLDRWHQAVAAGHEIGNHTMSHPCSFNFPFSRKNGLETYTLDRMAKELDDATAAIQQLVGVTPTTFAYPCGQSFVGMGTERRSYVPLVAERFTIGRTYRVEWSNHPDLCDLAAVGSTGIDKLTWPQVKAIVDQTIDSGSWGILAAHDVGTNDRLSLDTDVLDALLQYVREREADLWTDTVAAVGAHVRTARAATASPAVHH from the coding sequence ATGATCTTCCCAGGCAACCGTAAGGCCGCGCTCAGCATCACCTTCGATGACGCGCGCCCCAGTCAGCCCGACAATGGCTTCCCCATCCTCGACCGCCACGGCGTTCGCGCCACGTTCTACATCAGCACCTGGCTGATGGAAGAACGCCTCGACCGCTGGCACCAGGCCGTGGCGGCGGGGCACGAGATCGGCAACCACACGATGAGCCACCCGTGCAGCTTCAACTTTCCGTTCTCGCGGAAGAACGGCTTAGAGACCTATACGTTGGATCGCATGGCCAAAGAATTGGACGACGCCACCGCCGCCATCCAGCAACTGGTCGGCGTCACACCGACCACGTTCGCTTACCCGTGCGGCCAGTCGTTCGTGGGCATGGGCACCGAACGGCGCAGCTACGTGCCGCTGGTGGCCGAGCGGTTCACGATTGGCCGAACGTATCGCGTGGAATGGTCCAATCATCCCGATCTGTGCGACTTGGCCGCCGTGGGATCGACCGGGATTGATAAGCTGACTTGGCCGCAGGTGAAGGCCATCGTTGATCAGACGATCGACTCGGGCAGTTGGGGCATCCTTGCCGCCCATGATGTAGGAACGAACGACCGCCTGAGCCTGGATACCGACGTGTTGGACGCGCTGCTGCAGTACGTGCGCGAGCGCGAGGCCGACCTCTGGACCGACACGGTGGCCGCGGTGGGTGCCCACGTGCGCACGGCCCGTGCCGCGACGGCTTCGCCCGCAGTGCACCACTGA
- a CDS encoding PEGA domain-containing protein translates to MKISKWCLVGLLTAAVPSLVLPPVPTFAADEATTRDAKPRTVAIFVKNRAKEIDDDKVTALEDLIASRLTDQGFQIISRDDVVNALSNTYRTGPNAGSATEPGAMMDAVLSNNTSALRLAQNMNADYVLVASITTFGTDVRRFNREGINTVVTESTMRVSSRLLDGVVGGSLTGDVVEVSEKDIADAAGHTERDVVNALLNKASVKLTDSLGAKAANNQIAAAPAAAKLVDFSVEASMADLAIPEIVKDEQGNYVILPNKYRIDAMSVTVEMDGVLLGSAPGTWQVAPGLHKVRLSRELCEDQETTVNVGRNGSTWRPAMKFSEEGHARWAQNIAFLEEMRDKAKRSDAEIKQIEAIAKMFEQSGFRVDSRSEIKADIKGDSLWPKIEYNSIGRDGRDGRDGRDVREEREERETREQREQRGAQEREDARQMVQPPAPVTPDVKRFD, encoded by the coding sequence ATGAAGATCAGCAAATGGTGTCTTGTCGGATTGTTGACCGCGGCCGTACCGTCGTTGGTGCTGCCGCCGGTTCCCACGTTCGCCGCCGATGAAGCGACGACGCGGGACGCGAAGCCGCGCACGGTCGCGATCTTCGTGAAGAACCGCGCCAAGGAAATCGACGACGACAAGGTCACCGCGCTGGAAGACCTGATCGCGTCGCGGCTGACCGACCAGGGCTTCCAGATCATCAGCCGCGACGACGTGGTCAACGCCTTGAGCAACACGTATCGCACCGGCCCCAACGCCGGCAGCGCGACCGAGCCGGGCGCGATGATGGACGCGGTGCTGTCGAACAACACCTCGGCGTTGCGCCTGGCGCAGAACATGAACGCCGACTACGTGCTGGTCGCGTCGATCACCACGTTCGGCACCGACGTCCGCCGGTTCAATCGCGAGGGGATCAACACGGTCGTCACCGAGTCGACGATGCGCGTCAGCAGTCGGCTGTTGGACGGCGTGGTGGGTGGGTCGCTCACGGGCGACGTGGTCGAGGTGAGCGAGAAGGACATCGCCGACGCCGCCGGTCACACCGAGCGCGACGTGGTCAATGCGCTGCTGAACAAGGCCTCGGTAAAGCTTACCGACTCGCTCGGCGCCAAGGCCGCCAACAACCAGATCGCCGCCGCGCCCGCCGCGGCCAAGCTGGTCGACTTCAGCGTCGAGGCCAGCATGGCCGACCTTGCGATCCCCGAGATCGTGAAGGACGAGCAGGGCAACTACGTCATCCTGCCCAACAAGTACCGCATCGACGCGATGAGCGTCACCGTCGAGATGGACGGCGTGCTGCTGGGTTCCGCCCCGGGCACGTGGCAGGTCGCGCCTGGCCTGCACAAGGTGCGCCTCAGCCGCGAACTGTGCGAGGATCAGGAGACGACCGTCAACGTCGGTCGAAATGGCAGCACGTGGCGGCCCGCGATGAAGTTCAGCGAGGAAGGCCACGCCCGCTGGGCCCAGAACATCGCGTTCCTCGAGGAGATGCGCGACAAGGCCAAGCGCTCCGACGCCGAGATCAAGCAGATCGAGGCGATCGCCAAGATGTTCGAGCAGAGCGGGTTCCGCGTCGACAGCCGATCCGAAATCAAGGCCGACATCAAGGGCGACAGCCTCTGGCCCAAGATCGAGTACAACTCGATCGGCCGCGACGGACGCGATGGTCGGGACGGCCGGGACGTGCGCGAGGAACGGGAAGAGCGCGAGACGCGCGAGCAACGCGAACAGCGCGGGGCCCAGGAACGGGAGGATGCGCGACAGATGGTGCAACCTCCGGCCCCGGTCACGCCCGACGTGAAGCGTTTTGACTAA
- a CDS encoding DUF2917 domain-containing protein: protein MTKAPHQPRFDCPAACDVPQEAVPCSFVCLSTGSAWTVTRGVRQIRCVRGTVWITQANDARDHVLIEGQTFDVRHATVAVQALVDSMIRI, encoded by the coding sequence ATGACCAAGGCGCCCCACCAACCGCGCTTCGACTGCCCCGCCGCCTGCGACGTGCCGCAGGAGGCCGTGCCTTGTTCGTTCGTCTGCCTGAGCACCGGATCGGCTTGGACCGTCACCCGCGGCGTGCGCCAGATCCGCTGCGTGCGCGGGACGGTGTGGATCACGCAGGCGAACGACGCGCGCGATCACGTGCTGATCGAAGGCCAAACCTTCGACGTGCGCCACGCGACTGTCGCGGTGCAGGCGCTCGTCGATTCAATGATCCGCATCTAG